A part of Aegilops tauschii subsp. strangulata cultivar AL8/78 chromosome 2, Aet v6.0, whole genome shotgun sequence genomic DNA contains:
- the LOC120973625 gene encoding uncharacterized protein, translated as MATSTKATQPQPATSSSSLGVSFSGLMENKGAAAVPEKEAQAPAASSTCFKWTVGEGATLMERAKDQYKQFTEAQASEHWECIKNTVSSMFAEPIPFFGGGAAKDHGSSSSNSTLDIVVAN; from the coding sequence ATGGCCACCAGCACCAAAGCAACGCAACCACAACCggcgacatcgtcttcttctctTGGCGTCAGTTTTTCGGGCCTGATGGAGAACAAGGGGGCGGCAGCggtgccggagaaggaggcgcaAGCGCCGGCGGCGTCGTCGACGTGCTTCAAGTGGACGGTGGGGGAGGGCGCGACGCTCATGGAGCGGGCCAAGGACCAGTACAAGCAGTTCACGGAGGCGCAGGCCAGCGAGCACTGGGAGTGCATCAAGAACACGGTCAGCTCCATGTTCGCCGAGCCCATCCCCTTCTTCGGCGGAGGCGCCGCCAAGGACCACGGCtccagcagcagcaacagcacgCTAGACATCGTTGTCGCTAATTAG
- the LOC109765880 gene encoding elongation factor G-2, chloroplastic produces the protein MAAEALPRAAAPARRPSVAAASASRLLLGHRPFLAPSASRFAAGRAAVAGPAASLRPRPRRPRLSVVAMAGNDRQVPLEDYRNIGIMAHIDAGKTTTTERILYYTGRNYKIGEVHEGTATMDWMEQEQERGITITSAATTAVWDKHRINIIDTPGHVDFTLEVERALRVLDGAICLFDSVAGVEPQSETVWRQADKYGVPRICFVNKMDRLGANFFRTRDMIVANLGAKPLVIQLPIGSEDNFQGVVDLIRMKAIVWTGEELGAQFSYQDIPADLEELAQDYRLQMIETIVELDDEAMEGYLEGKEPDEATVKRLIRKGTIGASFVPILCGSAFKNKGVQPLLDAVVDYLPSPLDLPPMKGTDPDDPELILERRPSDDEPFSGLAFKIMTDPYVGSLTFVRIYSGKLIAGSYVLNSNKDKKERIGRLLEMHANSKEDITVAVTGDIVALAGLKDTITGETLCDPDNLVVLERMEFPDPVIKVAIEPKTKADADKMANGLIKLAQEDPSFHFSRDEETNQTVIEGMGELHLDIIVDRLKREFKVEANVGAPQVNYRESISKIAEIQYVHKKQSGGSGQFADIIVRFEPMEAGSGYEFKSEIKGGAVPKEYVPGVMKGIEESLPNGVLAGYPVVDLRAVLVDGSYHDVDSSVLAFQIAARGAFREGLRKAGPRLLEPIMRVEVITPEEHLGDVIGDLNSRRGQVNSFGDKPGGLKVVDAFVPLAEMFQYVSTLRGMSKGRASYTMQLAKFDVVPQHIQNQLSAAKEEAAA, from the exons ATGGCCGCCGAGGCACTCCCGCGGGCCGCCGCGCCGGCGCGCCGGCCGTCCGTGGCCGCCGCTTCCGCCTcgcgcctcctcctcggccacCGCCCCTTCCTCGCGCCGTCCGCGTCCCGCTTCGCCGCCGGGCGCGCCGCGGTGGCCGGCCCGGCCGCCAgcctccgcccgcgcccgcgcaGGCCGCGCCTATCGGTCGTCGCCATGGCCGGCAATG ATCGCCAAGTGCCTTTGGAGGATTACCGCAATATTGGTATTATGGCTCATATAGATGCTGGGAAAACAACAACTACAGAGCGCATTCTCTATTACACTGGAAGGAACTACAAAATTGGTGAGGTTCATGAGGGAACAGCCACAATGGATTGGATGGAGCAAGAACAGGAGAGAGGAATAACCATTACATCTGCAGCAACAACTGCCGTCTGGGACAAACATAGAATTAACATTATTGACACTCCTGGGCACGTCGATTTCACTCTTGAGGTTGAACGTGCTCTCAGGGTGTTGGATGGTGCTATATGTCTCTTTGACAGTGTTGCTGGGGTAGAGCCACAATCTGAAACTGTGTGGCGCCAAGCAGATAAGTACGGAGTTCCAAGAATATGTTTTGTAAACAAAATGGATCGCCTTGGAGCTAACTTCTTTAGAACTAGGGACATGATAGTGGCAAATTTGGGTGCAAAACCTTTGGTGATACAGTTGCCGATTGGTTCAGAGGACAATTTCCAAGGAGTTGTTGATCTAATAAGAATGAAGGCTATTGTATGGACAGGGGAGGAACTCGGTGCACAATTTTCATACCAAGACATACCTGCTGATCTCGAAGAGTTGGCTCAAGACTATAGACTTCAGATGATCGAAACTATTGTTGAATTGGATGATGAAGCTATGGAGGGCTATCTAGAAGGAAAGGAACCAGATGAGGCAACTGTGAAGAGATTAATCAGAAAAGGAACAATAGGTGCCAGCTTTGTCCCCATTTTATGTGGTTCAGCCTTCAAAAACAAGGGTGTCCAGCCATTGCTTGATGCTGTTGTTGATTACTTGCCATCACCACTTGACCTGCCACCAATGAAGGGTACTGACCCAGATGACCCGGAATTGATTCTTGAAAGACGTCCTAGTGATGATGAACCATTTTCTGGGTTAGCTTTCAAGATCATGACTGATCCATATGTGGGGTCACTAACGTTTGTCCGCATATACTCAGGGAAGCTGATCGCTGGTTCATACGTTCTCAATTCAAACAAAGATAAGAAGGAAAGAATTGGAAGGCTTCTAGAGATGCATGCAAACAGTAAGGAGGATATAACAGTTGCGGTGACCGGTGACATAGTAGCTCTTGCTGGTCTGAAAGATACTATTACTGGTGAAACACTCTGTGACCCAGATAATCTTGTAGTGCTTGAGCGTATGGAATTTCCCGATCCTGTCATTAAGGTTGCTATTGAACCAAAGACCAAAGCTGATGCTGATAAAATGGCAAATGGACTGATTAAGCTTGCTCAGGAAGATCCATCCTTCCACTTCTCTAGAGACGAGGAAACCAACCAGACTGTTATTGAAGGAATGGGAGAATTACACCTTGACATTATTGTAGACAGATTAAAGAGAGAGTTCAAG GTTGAGGCAAATGTTGGAGCTCCTCAAGTCAACTACCGTGAAAGTATTTCCAAAATTGCAGAGATTCAGTATGTCCACAAAAAGCAGTCTGGTGGTTCAGGGCAGTTTGCAGATATTATTGTGCGGTTTGAACCTATGGAGGCTGGAAGTGGGTATGAATTCAAGAGTGAAATAAAGGGAGGGGCAGTGCCAAAAGAATACGTACCAGGCGTGATGAAGGGGATTGAAGAAAGCTTGCCCAACGGTGTCCTTGCTGGTTACCCAGTTGTGGATCTAAGAGCAGTGCTGGTTGATGGCTCCTACCACGATGTTGATTCAAGTGTCCTTGCCTTCCAAATTGCAGCCAGGGGGGCCTTCCGTGAAGGATTGAGGAAAGCTGGCCCACGACTCCTGGAACCTATAATGAGGGTTGAAGTGATTACCCCTGAGGAGCATTTGGGTGATGTTATTGGTGACTTGAACTCTAGAAGAGGACAAGTTAACAGCTTCGGAGATAAGCCAGGTGGACTTAAG GTGGTTGATGCTTTCGTGCCGCTGGCCGAGATGTTCCAGTATGTCAGCACTCTGAGGGGAATGTCCAAGGGGCGCGCGTCGTACACAATGCAGCTTGCCAAGTTTGACGTTGTCCCACAGCATATCCAGAACCAGCTTTCTGCGGCAAAAGAGGAAGCTGCTGCTTAA